The Zingiber officinale cultivar Zhangliang chromosome 9A, Zo_v1.1, whole genome shotgun sequence genome window below encodes:
- the LOC122020574 gene encoding acyl-coenzyme A thioesterase 13-like: MGDYEGSEAAAVDAARRWLEGMSNKNPVASASLWAGGHFDIVCHSGLRILHLHGGRAVCRFRVPAHLTDADMNWQPGAIAAVIDNVGAAAIMTTEGIIKISVEFDISYFSAAKVDEEVEIDARIVQHKGKKLTAVIVEVRKKEGGHLVAVGRQWMSAARPAGAGLIPGHSSRL, translated from the exons ATGGGTGACTACGAGGGCTCAGAGGCGGCGGCCGTGGACGCCGCCCGGAGATGGCTGGAGGGGATGAGTAACAAGAATCCGGTCGCGAGTGCTTCCTTGTGGGCCGGCGGCCACTTCGACATCGTCTGCCACTCCGGCCTCCGCATCCTCCACCTCCACGGCGGCCGCGCCGTCTGCCGCTTCCGCGTCCCCGCTCACCTCACC GATGCGGACATGAACTGGCAGCCGGGAGCCATCGCTGCCGTGATCGACAACGTCGGGGCGGCCGCCATTATGACCACCGAGGGCATCATCAAGATCTCCGTCGAATTCGACATCTCCTACTTCTCCGCCGCCAAAGTCGAT GAAGAGGTGGAAATCGATGCGCGTATAGTGCAGCACAAAGGGAAGAAACTGACGGCGGTGATCGTGGAGGTGCGCAAGAAAGAGGGCGGCCATCTGGTGGCGGTGGGCAGGCAGTGGATGTCGGCTGCCCGACCGGCCGGCGCCGGACTAATCCCCGGACATTCAAGTAGGCTTTGA
- the LOC122020356 gene encoding protein PLANT CADMIUM RESISTANCE 6-like — translation MAPKGKPSSGDESSGNGRRNPPATYRAEEDDGGYPETVMFPPARGGSGGQEEEYPTTMAFPPPMAEPADDGGYPETVMFPPQKPKAGRPPVDDDGGYPETVMFPPQKPKAGRPPVDDDGGYPETVMFPPRQLGGQVDDGYQETVQYPPQRPDRQWNEPRKSRPPPPPPQPFQPETVEFPPRGSVRQGNDRRQPAPPPRAGQVPSFQPEAVPWPPQPPPPPRPTTPALAPGNPWNSQLFDCGQDSNNAVITAFCPCVTFGQIAEIVDQGQTSCVLGGFMYGLLMSILSCSVLGATYRSRLRQMYNLNEAPGEEWILHIFCPFCALCQEYRELYSRGLDPSIGWAGLAAGQGRQMNPQMTPPKMPPAMHR, via the exons ATGGCGCCCAAGGGGAAACCGAGCTCCGGCGATGAATCATCAGGTAATGGCCGTCGCAATCCACCGGCCACGTACCGAGCCGAGGAGGATGACGGAGGGTACCCGGAGACAGTAATGTTTCCCCCCGCGCGTGGCGGAAGCGGTGGGCAAGAGGAGGAGTATCCGACAACCATGGCGTTTCCTCCTCCCATGGCCGAGCCGGCGGACGACGGCGGGTATCCTGAGACGGTGATGTTTCCTCCTCAGAAACCGAAAGCAGGTCGGCCTCCGGTAGACGACGACGGTGGCTATCCTGAGACGGTGATGTTCCCTCCGCAGAAACCGAAAGCAGGTCGGCCTCCGGTAGACGACGACGGCGGGTACCCTGAGACTGTCATGTTTCCTCCTCGGCAACTCGGCGGCCAGGTGGACGACGGGTATCAAGAGACGGTGCAATATCCTCCTCAACGACCCGACCGACAGTGGAACGAGCCACGGAAATCTCGACCGCCGCCGCCACCTCCTCAGCCATTTCAACCTGAAACAGTGGAATTTCCTCCTCGAGGCTCCGTTCGACAGGGGAACGATAGACGCCAACCAGCACCGCCGCCACGTGCCGGACAAGTCCCAAGTTTTCAACCAGAAGCAGTCCCTTGGCCTCCACAGCCACCACCCCCGCCTCGTCCGACGACGCCGGCGCTCGCTCCGGGGAATCCATGGAATTCGCAACTGTTTGACTGCGGCCAAGATTCCAACAACG CGGTGATCACGGCCTTCTGCCCCTGCGTCACCTTCGGCCAGATCGCTGAGATCGTAGATCAGGGCCAAACAT CTTGTGTTCTTGGAGGTTTCATGTACGGCCTGCTCATGTCCATTTTATCGTGTTCTGTGTTGGGCGCCACGTACCGATCGAGGCTGAGGCAGATGTATAACCTGAACGAAGCTCCCGGAGAGGAGTGGATCCTGCACATCTTTTGTCCATTTTGTGCTCTCTGCCAGGAGTACAGAGAGCTCTACAGCAGAGGATTAGACCCTTCTATAG GTTGGGCAGGGCTTGCTGCTGGACAGGGACGGCAGATGAACCCGCAGATGACTCCCCCGAAGATGCCGCCGGCGATGCACAGATGA